The following are from one region of the Takifugu rubripes chromosome 16, fTakRub1.2, whole genome shotgun sequence genome:
- the LOC101067344 gene encoding E3 ubiquitin-protein ligase pellino homolog 2 isoform X1, with amino-acid sequence MNSPKKDGDDVPVKDPVKYGELVILGYNGSLPSGDRGRRKSRFALYRRAKANGVKPSTVHILNSPQDTKAVHSSGQHSISFTLSRNQTVVVEYCHDNNTDMFQIGRSTESPIDFVVTDTSGGGKDGEDPSIAPSTISRFACRIVCERNPPYTARIYAAGFDSSKNIFLGEKATKWKNPDGHMDGLTTNGVLVMHPDGFPEDPKQGLWREISVCGDVYALRETRSGPSRGKLAEGETSALRDGSLVDLCGATLLWRTGEGLMRAPTLRHLEALRQELNASRPQCPVGLNTLAFPSLPRSHSLEERQPWVYLTCGHVHGRHDWGQRSEEEEDLGETNGCVTRRECPLCRSVGPYVPLWLGCEPAVYMDAGAPTHVFVPCGHVSSERTARYWAETPLPHGTHAFRPICPFCSTALGSPGWARLIFQGPID; translated from the exons GTACAATGGCTCTCTTCCCAGCGGGGACCGCGGGCGCAGAAAGAGCCGCTTCGCTTTGTACCGTAGGGCCAAGGCCAACGGCGTCAAACCCAGCACTGTGCACATCCTCAATTCACCACAGGACACCAAG gccGTCCACAGCAGCGGGCAGCACAGCATCTCCTTCACTCTGTCTCGGAACCAGACGGTGGTGGTGGAGTACTGCCATGACAACAACACTGATATGTTCCAG ATTGGACGCTCCACGGAAAGCCCCATCGACTTCGTGGTAACAGACACTTCGGGTGGGGGGAAGGACGGAGAGGACCCCTCCATCGCTCCCAGCACCATCTCCCGCTTCGCCTGCCGGATCGTGTGCGAACGCAACCCACCTTACACGGCGCGTATTTACGCCGCCGGCTTTGATTCTTCTAAAAATATCTTCTTAGGG GAGAAAGCCACCAAATGGAAAAACCCTGATGGACACATGGATGGCCTGACCACCAACGGGGTGCTGGTGATGCACCCCGATGGGTTCCCCGAAGACCCTAAGCAGGGTCTGTGGAGGGAGATCTCGGTCTGCGGAGACGTGTACGCACTGAGGGAAACGCGATCCGGACCCAGCCGGGGCAAACTG gcgGAGGGCGAGACCAGTGCGCTCCGTGACGGTTCGCTGGTGGACCTGTGTGGCGCCACCCTGCTGTGGCGGACAGGCGAGGGTCTGATGCGCGCCCCGACTCTGCGCCACCTTGAAGCTCTCCGCCAGGAACTGAATGCATCACGACCCCAGTGCCCCGTGGGGCTCAACACCCTGGCGTTCCCCAGCCTGCCGCGCAGCCACAG TCTCGAAGAGCGTCAGCCTTGGGTATACCTCACTTGCGGCCACGTTCATGGACGCCACGACTGGGGCCAAAGatccgaggaggaggaggatctgggaGAGACCAACGGTTGCGTGACCCGTCGGGAATGTCCCCTGTGCAGGAGCGTGGGCCCCTACGTGCCCCTGTGGCTGGGTTGTGAGCCTGCAGTCTACATGGACGCCGGAGCCCCCACACACGTTTTTGTACCTTGCGGCCACGTCTCCTCAGAGAGGACAGCCAGGTACTGGGCCGAGACCCCGCTCCCTCACGGGACGCACGCGTTCAGGCCCATCTGCCCCTTCTGCTCCACGGCGCTCGGCTCACCCGGCTGGGCGAGGCTCATCTTCCAGGGCCCCATCGACTAA
- the LOC101067344 gene encoding E3 ubiquitin-protein ligase pellino homolog 2 isoform X2: MANSSFWGTMALFPAGTAGAERAASLCTVGPRPTASNPALCTSSIHHRTPRPSTAAGSTASPSLCLGTRRWWWSTAMTTTLICSRTNAPRSDGGFFSVTDLQIGRSTESPIDFVVTDTSGGGKDGEDPSIAPSTISRFACRIVCERNPPYTARIYAAGFDSSKNIFLGEKATKWKNPDGHMDGLTTNGVLVMHPDGFPEDPKQGLWREISVCGDVYALRETRSGPSRGKLAEGETSALRDGSLVDLCGATLLWRTGEGLMRAPTLRHLEALRQELNASRPQCPVGLNTLAFPSLPRSHSLEERQPWVYLTCGHVHGRHDWGQRSEEEEDLGETNGCVTRRECPLCRSVGPYVPLWLGCEPAVYMDAGAPTHVFVPCGHVSSERTARYWAETPLPHGTHAFRPICPFCSTALGSPGWARLIFQGPID, encoded by the exons GTACAATGGCTCTCTTCCCAGCGGGGACCGCGGGCGCAGAAAGAGCCGCTTCGCTTTGTACCGTAGGGCCAAGGCCAACGGCGTCAAACCCAGCACTGTGCACATCCTCAATTCACCACAGGACACCAAG gccGTCCACAGCAGCGGGCAGCACAGCATCTCCTTCACTCTGTCTCGGAACCAGACGGTGGTGGTGGAGTACTGCCATGACAACAACACTGATATGTTCCAG AACTAACGCACCACGGAGTGACGGCGGGTTCTTCTCTGTGACCGACCTGCAGATTGGACGCTCCACGGAAAGCCCCATCGACTTCGTGGTAACAGACACTTCGGGTGGGGGGAAGGACGGAGAGGACCCCTCCATCGCTCCCAGCACCATCTCCCGCTTCGCCTGCCGGATCGTGTGCGAACGCAACCCACCTTACACGGCGCGTATTTACGCCGCCGGCTTTGATTCTTCTAAAAATATCTTCTTAGGG GAGAAAGCCACCAAATGGAAAAACCCTGATGGACACATGGATGGCCTGACCACCAACGGGGTGCTGGTGATGCACCCCGATGGGTTCCCCGAAGACCCTAAGCAGGGTCTGTGGAGGGAGATCTCGGTCTGCGGAGACGTGTACGCACTGAGGGAAACGCGATCCGGACCCAGCCGGGGCAAACTG gcgGAGGGCGAGACCAGTGCGCTCCGTGACGGTTCGCTGGTGGACCTGTGTGGCGCCACCCTGCTGTGGCGGACAGGCGAGGGTCTGATGCGCGCCCCGACTCTGCGCCACCTTGAAGCTCTCCGCCAGGAACTGAATGCATCACGACCCCAGTGCCCCGTGGGGCTCAACACCCTGGCGTTCCCCAGCCTGCCGCGCAGCCACAG TCTCGAAGAGCGTCAGCCTTGGGTATACCTCACTTGCGGCCACGTTCATGGACGCCACGACTGGGGCCAAAGatccgaggaggaggaggatctgggaGAGACCAACGGTTGCGTGACCCGTCGGGAATGTCCCCTGTGCAGGAGCGTGGGCCCCTACGTGCCCCTGTGGCTGGGTTGTGAGCCTGCAGTCTACATGGACGCCGGAGCCCCCACACACGTTTTTGTACCTTGCGGCCACGTCTCCTCAGAGAGGACAGCCAGGTACTGGGCCGAGACCCCGCTCCCTCACGGGACGCACGCGTTCAGGCCCATCTGCCCCTTCTGCTCCACGGCGCTCGGCTCACCCGGCTGGGCGAGGCTCATCTTCCAGGGCCCCATCGACTAA